The Phaeodactylum tricornutum CCAP 1055/1 chromosome 6, whole genome shotgun sequence region TTGGTCATGGCTTGTCCAAACTCGGTCGGGAAGTCACCTCCCAATCCGGTATGGGCAAATCGCCACTCATGCAGATTAGAAAGGTTGGTGAGATCAATCGGCAGAGGTCCCTTCATTAGATTCTGGGACAGCAAAAAGGTTTCCAAGTTACTCATACGCCCAAATTCACTAGGCATTGGCCCCGAGAATCGATTGTCCTCGATTACAAGGTATTTCATGTTCGTTAGCTGACCCATTTCGGTAGGGAGTCTAAGCCAGAACTCGTTGAAGCCAATGTCCAACTGTTCCAGCGTACTGACTTGGCCGATTTCGGAGACGAGAGTACCAGCGAACAGGTTGTTACCGGCCGACAAAATTTTCAGTTTCTTTGCGTTGGCGACTTCACTAGGGATGGACCCACGCATTTGATTCGCGTAGAGGAACAGGTTTTCCAGATTCCTCATCGAAAACAGCTCCGGCGGGATAGTCCCAGTCATATGGTTACGAGTGATAGAAAGCGTATTCAAACCGTTGAGACGGACCATCTCGGTGGGAAAGGAACCTCTGAAGAGGACAAATAGGGGTTAGAACATGCCAAAAtcacttgactgtgagattggAAAAAGCTCGAGAACAAAAGTCGGAAACGTACTTGACATTGTTGGTATCGACAGCAAAACTATTGACCTGGAAACGGCTGTTACACTGAAGTCCAAGCCAAATGCACTCACTGTCGTCTGATAACCAAAGGTTGTTCAGATCCCAGTTGGTTCCATTCATTTGGAAATATGAGAGGGAAAGGACAAAGCGCTGGAAGAGATCTCCGGCGTCACGTGTGTTTCCACTCGAGAGCCATATCAGCGCCTGGTTTGCGGGGTCGCAAGACGAAGGGTCTCCGGTATACATTCCTTCATAAATTTCTTGATTAATATCTTCGGTCACCTGACTTTGAAGTGTAGCCACGTCGTCAGGAATGATGTCGATGCGTGTACCACACTTGCATTGTTGTGCAACATGCGGAAAAACATTGACGCCAAAATAGCAATCCTCTGTGTAAGGATCCATTGGTGTTGTCGTTATTCCTTCATATGGTTTAAAAATTGTAAAATCATCGTCAGGGGCAAcgccgtcgtcttcctcctcatcTGGTGGGTCATCACTGTCGTCACGCGTAATTCCAAACGCAATACCTCCGATCAACAGCAGGAGCAGCAAAAGTAGCAGGCAACACAGCAGCAACCAGCACCATTGACGTCGCCGGCGATGGTTAACAGGGGCTTCGTCATGCTTCTTCTTGCGGCGGCGAAACCTCCTAGTGCGTCGAcgtctcgtcgtcgtgacAATctcatcttcttccatcgGCGGACATGGACCTCTACCGTCATCGCCGTACATTACACCAATCGCCCTATCCATGTCTCGGTCGTCCGGTGCCGGGCTATCTCTGTACGAAGTAGGAATATGGTCGACCATGAATATGCCTTCATCCTCACTATCCTCATCGTCGGATTCAAAAGGGGAATCCGTGTATCGGTGCTGGacgttttcttcttcgttttcaCCATCGCCATAGGGCGAATCGGAGTAGTGGTGCCCTTCAACTTCATGCTCGTATGACGAGTCTTCCTTTTCAGACCCTTCGTCATTGACATTCTCCTTGCTGAATCCAACAGAGCGGTCTTGGTATGAATCACTGTCGATATTCGGACCTATATGATGGCTCTCGGTGTCATCGAATGCTGGTTCGACTCCAGCTTCTCTCACTCCGTGAGTTATTggttcttcctcctctttgCACGGGAGGTCCAACAAATCAAAGTCGGTAGACACCATTGGCCTGTTGTCTTCGACCACCCTGTTCAAGGGGCTGTTAATTATATCAACGGGCTCTTCTTGGGATGAAATCCCATCGGACAAGACACTTTGGCCCGTGGTgttcatcgtcgtcgcttcTAAAATGTTGTGGATTCATTTTTACACTTGATAGGCCTACCAAAGGTCCAAGAGACATAATGACCTTTCAAGTATGTCCAAACAAGTTATTTGGGTGGGTTTTCTCTATTGACTGTGTAACTGAAATAGGTAAGGCTATTTCGACTGTTATTGACGTACAGTAACAAAGCACAAACCTTAATCTGTTAACTAAATGACTCTGGATGGTCATACAGATGCTACAAAACTATCAGTGGTTCTTAAAAAGTATATCCCTAGTTGTAAATCGGTAAATGACATAGGAGGTTTCAAAAAAGAGTGCGTACCAGATGGAACACAAATACTCATGACATCAGATACTGCTTGTTTGATTGTTGCCCCCAATGTAATTACATGAGTCTTGTAGTTGCGGGTTTGTCAGGAAATGGCTTTAAAAGGCTGCCGGGTCTTCGCAAATGATGGCAGACTATGCAATGGGCTAGGATTTGGAGCCCTGGGGAGGCGCCTTTTGTTCACTGCGGCATTTCGGCATTTGCCAGTTGAAGCCAGTGCCATTTGTTGAAAGGAGAAAAtgaagtgaaagaaaggCAATTGTGCATTTTATTTCTTGAGCAATTAGTGTACGACAAGAAGGTTTCCTAGGAGATCCAGAAACGCCTACTTTTCTGCCTTGCGCTTCAAGCATACAAGTGCCACAGACCGAAGTACAACAAATATAGCCACAAGTGCCAACCAATACCACCATATGTCATCCGAGTCTGAGCCAGCAATATCTAAAATGTTTTGGCAGTTGGTATTTGCTTGTTCGGAGCCGCAGTCTTGATTGAACTCATAGTCCATGACCAAATTCACGGCGTAGCTCAGTGGCATAATGTATTGGAGCCAGCGTAGCCAAACAGGCTGGATATAGGGAGAGAGAAAAAAAGCATCAGACTAAACAAATGATGCACCATTTGAGAAGCGTCTCTTTATAGTACTCACACTGAAAAGATATCAATTTGTAATGGGGTCAGTGAAGTCTTTTCTCTGCTTTTGTGGAAATTTGGAGGTTCTGTCTTTCAAAGCGCTTGAAACTTACATGAGATCTGGAGCAATAAAGAAACCGGCAAACATAATCTGTGGAACCAGAGTTATGGGTAAGAACTCGACAGCAATCTTAGGATCCTCCACAGTCGAACCAATAACCATGGCCAATGCGGTACTGGACATTGCCAAAGTGTATAGAGTGATGAAATACAAACCAAAGTCGAGGCTGAGCGCCATCATAAAGTAACTCAAGATTGCCTGTTGAGGTCGTCAAAGGTTTGTGTAAGTGATCCAAGCAAAGCGCAGTTGAGAGGTGTCACAACCATAAAGCCGTTGCTTACCAATACTACCATTTGAATCGCTGTCAAAATTGCTTCCAGCAGAAGCCTTGATAAGAAGTACGAAACAACGGAATAGTGATTTGTGGCGTACTCTCTCAAGAAGACAGGACGTTCCTCTGGAAAGACAATCAGAGTTGGCATGGCCGAACCAAACATGGCAAGCATACAAGCCGTGACAAGACCACCAAAAATGCTTTGCACCTCCTGGAAAAATTAAAAAGTTTCGTTGAGATGATTACTTTTCTTACAGGTTGTCGCACTGTCACGTGAATGCTTTCTTACCACCAGATCCTCAAGGTTTCCGTCGCCTACTTGCCAAAAGATAAATCCAGTTAACACGGTCATGAATCCGGTCAGGGCGAGGCGCGCCCCCAAAATCGTTTTAACTCTCACAAGGCTCTGAAAATCACGTTGCACCAAGTATTTCACCTGTATCCAGGCCCCCACATGTCTATTGTGTTCATTTTTTGTATCGTATTCCAAAACGGATCGTTCAGAACTAGAATCAGCCTCTTTTCTTTCGGAGAAGAAGCCTGCCTCTTTGAGTTCTTTTTCTGGAATGGTTTGGGCCACAATCATCACGTAGTCCGCAGGGTTGTACTTTGGTGGAAGAGGGTGTCCACGAGACTCAAAGTAGTCCGTCATGTTTTCAACATCACCCTGGTACATGACTTGCCCCTTATTCATGAGAATCATGCGATCAAACATGTCGAAGATGTCTGACTGAGGCTGATGGATAGTAAAGAGAACGCTGGCTCCTGCTCTAGCCACCTTGTCCAAAACCTGAACAAGCTGTAATGCAGAAAAGCTATCAAGTCCAGATGTTGGCTCGTCTAGGAATACGATAGATGGTTGCGTCACAAGCTCGACTCCGACGCTGGTGCGCTTACGCTCGCCCCCGGATATACCCTTCGCCAGCGTTCCTCCGATGATCGTATCGGCACAACCTTGGAGACCAAGCTCCGTTAGCATACGGTCCGTCAATGTATGCAATTGTTCGTCCATGTAG contains the following coding sequences:
- a CDS encoding predicted protein: MVRLNGLNTLSITRNHMTGTIPPELFSMRNLENLFLYANQMRGSIPSEVANAKKLKILSAGNNLFAGTLVSEIGQVSTLEQLDIGFNEFWLRLPTEMGQLTNMKYLVIEDNRFSGPMPSEFGRMSNLETFLLSQNLMKGPLPIDLTNLSNLHEWRFAHTGLGGDFPTEFGQAMTNLHRLEMGGNNFRGTIMTEFGYMTQLSWLALNGNDLTGTIPTEIGHLVNMTRLSLQDTLIEGTIPSEIGLMTKLENLNIDKNNLTGRAP
- a CDS encoding predicted protein, whose protein sequence is MDTGSTAVNKILDKNEMSGPFQSRQGKSLKWSNVNMTLVAKGKSPEKKILQNVWGEAGNETTAIMGPSGSGKTSLLNVLSGRARNLGRLKVTADVKLDGKSVNPTDVSVRQHIAFVEQDDTLCISATPREAIFFSAKLRLPKSYMDEQLHTLTDRMLTELGLQGCADTIIGGTLAKGISGGERKRTSVGVELVTQPSIVFLDEPTSGLDSFSALQLVQVLDKVARAGASVLFTIHQPQSDIFDMFDRMILMNKGQVMYQGDVENMTDYFESRGHPLPPKYNPADYVMIVAQTIPEKELKEAGFFSERKEADSSSERSVLEYDTKNEHNRHVGAWIQVKYLVQRDFQSLVRVKTILGARLALTGFMTVLTGFIFWQVGDGNLEDLVEVQSIFGGLVTACMLAMFGSAMPTLIVFPEERPVFLREYATNHYSVVSYFLSRLLLEAILTAIQMVVLAILSYFMMALSLDFGLYFITLYTLAMSSTALAMVIGSTVEDPKIAVEFLPITLVPQIMFAGFFIAPDLIPVWLRWLQYIMPLSYAVNLVMDYEFNQDCGSEQANTNCQNILDIAGSDSDDIWWYWLALVAIFVVLRSVALVCLKRKAEK